The DNA segment CCATGAAGAAGGCCTTAAAAGAGATGACGCCCGAGGATGTGCAAAAGCAAGTCAAGGACTCCAATCTGCGTGGGAGAGGCGGTGCCGGATTTTCAACCGGGATGAAATGGGGATTTGTTCCTATGGGGGAGAACGCTCCCAAACAGAAATACCTGGTGGCCAATGCCGACGAGATGGAGCCGGGGACTTTTAAGGATCGCTATATCATGGAGGGTGACCCGCATGAACTGCTGGAGGGGATGATCCTGGCCGCTTACGCGATTGAAGCCCCGACAGCTTACATATTCCTGCGCTGGGCATACAAAAAAAGCGAGGAAGCACTCAGAAACGCGATTAAGGAAGCTCACAATAAAAACTATCTGGGCAAAAACATCCTGGGAAGCGGATTTGATCTCGAGCTTTATGTGCATGTCTCGGCCGGACGCTATATGTGCGGTGAGGAAACCGGCCTGTTGAATTCGCTCGAAGGCAAACGTGCCAATCCGCGCGCCAAACCACCGTTTCCGCAAGCCTGCGGCCTGTGGGGCAAGCCGACTATCGTGCAGAATGTCGAGACTCTCGCCAACGTACCGCATATTATCGCACATGGCGCCGAATGGTACAAAAACCTCAGCAAAACCGATGATGGCGGAACCAAGCTCTATGGTGTCAGCGGCAGGGTCAAAAATCCGGGGATGTGGGAATTGCCGATGGGTACCAGCGCGCGGGAGATCATCTACGAACATGCCGGCGGTATGCACGACGGGCTCGATCTCAAGGGTTTCCTTCCCGGCGGAGCCTCGACCGATTTTCTGACACCCGATCATCTGGATATACCGCTCGATTTCGATTCTGTCACCAAAGCCGGAAGCCGTATGGGTACCGGCACCATGATAATACTCGACGACAGGACCTGCCCGGTTGCGATGATGGCCAACCTGGAACATTTCTTCGCCCAGGAATCCTGTGGATGGTGCACGCCCTGCCGTGAAGGATTGTCATGGTGTGCCAAAATACTGAAAGCAATCGAAGCGGGTCAGGGTCAGATGGAAGATCTGGATATTCTGAAACAACATTGCGAACAGCTCGGACCGGGCAACACATTCTGCGCCCTCGCGCCCGGAGCGGTCGAACCGCTTCAGAGCGCATTGAAATATTTCCGTGAAGATTTTGAAAGACATATCAAAGAAGGAAAATGTCCCTACAAATAGATTATGGCGACTCTGTATATAGATGATAAAAAGTTTGAGGTCGAGGAAGGCAAAAACCTGCTCGAAACGGTCCTGACGCTCGGATTCGACTTGCCTTACTTCTGCTGGCATCCGGCACTCGGTTCGGTCGGAGCCTGCCGTCAATGCGCGGTGATCCAGTACAAAGACAAAGAAGATACCATGGGCAAAATCGTGATGGCCTGTATGGAGCCTGTGTCGGATGGTATGCGAATTTCGGTCGAAGCTGAGAAGGCGAAACAGTTTCGAGCTTCGGTAATCGAATGGCTGATGGTCAGTCATCCCCATGACTGCCCGATCTGCGACGAAGGAGGCGAATGTCATCTGCAGGACATGACCGTCATGAGCGGTCATAACTACAGACGTTACAAATTCAAGAAGGTCACCTTCCGCAACCAGGAGCTGGGACCGTTCATCAATCACGAGATGAACCGTTGCATTACATGCTATCGCTGTGTCAGGTTTTACCGCGACTTCGCCGGAGGAGATGATCTGCGTGATTTCGGAACCGCCGATCATGTCTACTTCGGACGCGAAAAAGACGGTATACTCGAAAGCGAATTCTCCGGGAACTTGGTCGAGGTCTGCCCGACAGGGGTATTCACCGACAAGACCCTGAAAAAGCATTACGCCCGTAAATGGGATCTGCAGGGCGCGCCCTCGATCTGCCAGCATTGCGGACTGGGTTGCAACACGATAGCGGGTTCCCGTTACGGTCGCCTGGTGCGCACGCTCAACCGCTTCAATCATGACGTCAACGGTTACTTTATATGTGACCGAGGACGATTTGGCTATGAATTCACAGCGAGCCCTAAACGTATACGCAGGCCTTTAAAAGCGCGGGAGGATACGCATGTCGAATGCAGTCTCGCGGAAGCGGTCGATAATGCTTCCGGGATGATAGATTCCGGAAAAGCTATTGGCATCGGTTCACCGCGCGCCTCGCTCGAATCCAATTACGCATTGCGTAAACTGGTCGGCAAAGAAAATTTTTATTCCGGATTGAAAAGGACCGAGTGTTCGACTCTGGCGAAAATATATGAAGTACTGACTACCCGCCCGGTGCCGACTGCTTCGATGCACCAGGTTGAGCGGGCCGATGCTGTTCTGGTTTTGGGAGAGGACTTGACCAACACTGCGCCGATGCTGGACCTGGCAATCCGCCAGGCAGTCCGCAATCAGCCGATGAAAAAAGCTGAGGCTCTAAAGATTCCGGAGTTCAATGATTTTGCGTTGCGCGAGCTTGCCCAGGATGAACATGGTCCGCTTTATATCGCCAACCCGACAGCCACCAGGCTCGACGGGATCGCTACCGATGTTTGTCAAACAGCACCCGATGATATCGCACGGCTGGGTTTCGCGATCGCAAATGTAATCGATCCCAAAGCTCCCGCGGTCAAAGACCTCGCAGGTGATCTCAAGAAAATGGCTGAAAAGATAGCGAGTGATCTGCAGGATGCAGATCGTCCGGTGATTATCGGCGGAACCAGCCAGTTTAACACAGCGATTATCGAGGCCATAGCGAATATAGCTCAGGCGTTGCATGCCAAAAACGATCAGACTAAAGTCTGCTATACTCTGCCCGAATGTAACAGCCTCGGAGCGTCATTGTTCGATACTGGTCCTGTCGAAGATATTCCGGAGAAAGCCAAAAGCGGAAATTACGAGACGCTGGTGATCCTGGAAAATGATATCTATCGCAGGTTACCGCACAAGACTGCCGACGAGCTGTTGTCGGGATTTAAGAATGTAATTGTTTTGGATTACCTGGAAAATCGAGCGATGCCAGAATCGAGCTTGGTGTTGCCGTCGGCCAGCTATGCCGAAGGTGATGGTACCCTGATCAATAACGAGGGCAGGGCTCAGAGATATTTCCAGGTTTTAGATCCCCATCCGATGATTCATGAAGGCTGGCGCTGGATCAGGGATATGCTGATTAAAAACGGCGGTGACGGTGCTACAGGCTGGAACAGCCCCGATATCATCGCCTCCGAAGCATTAAACGAACTT comes from the Candidatus Zixiibacteriota bacterium genome and includes:
- the nuoG gene encoding NADH-quinone oxidoreductase subunit NuoG, yielding MATLYIDDKKFEVEEGKNLLETVLTLGFDLPYFCWHPALGSVGACRQCAVIQYKDKEDTMGKIVMACMEPVSDGMRISVEAEKAKQFRASVIEWLMVSHPHDCPICDEGGECHLQDMTVMSGHNYRRYKFKKVTFRNQELGPFINHEMNRCITCYRCVRFYRDFAGGDDLRDFGTADHVYFGREKDGILESEFSGNLVEVCPTGVFTDKTLKKHYARKWDLQGAPSICQHCGLGCNTIAGSRYGRLVRTLNRFNHDVNGYFICDRGRFGYEFTASPKRIRRPLKAREDTHVECSLAEAVDNASGMIDSGKAIGIGSPRASLESNYALRKLVGKENFYSGLKRTECSTLAKIYEVLTTRPVPTASMHQVERADAVLVLGEDLTNTAPMLDLAIRQAVRNQPMKKAEALKIPEFNDFALRELAQDEHGPLYIANPTATRLDGIATDVCQTAPDDIARLGFAIANVIDPKAPAVKDLAGDLKKMAEKIASDLQDADRPVIIGGTSQFNTAIIEAIANIAQALHAKNDQTKVCYTLPECNSLGASLFDTGPVEDIPEKAKSGNYETLVILENDIYRRLPHKTADELLSGFKNVIVLDYLENRAMPESSLVLPSASYAEGDGTLINNEGRAQRYFQVLDPHPMIHEGWRWIRDMLIKNGGDGATGWNSPDIIASEALNELLDIDKKIEVAPDPDYRIHGQKLPRASHRYSGRTAMKAHESVHELKPPEDLDSPMTFTMEGYRGPRPGSLNSIFWAPGWNSVQSVSKYQLEVGGKLRGGDPGIRLIEPSGKSEHVYFRDIPSQFAPKKDMLLAVPIYHIFGSEELSSDAAELSKLIPESYIALNNTEAKRLNAEDGALVKIIMNSETYSLKLKIVEKLPDGCAAIPFGLKNTRGIALPGEVKIEVAK
- the nuoF gene encoding NADH-quinone oxidoreductase subunit NuoF, producing MEKPLTQNIGADLKPASLADYEESGGYKAMKKALKEMTPEDVQKQVKDSNLRGRGGAGFSTGMKWGFVPMGENAPKQKYLVANADEMEPGTFKDRYIMEGDPHELLEGMILAAYAIEAPTAYIFLRWAYKKSEEALRNAIKEAHNKNYLGKNILGSGFDLELYVHVSAGRYMCGEETGLLNSLEGKRANPRAKPPFPQACGLWGKPTIVQNVETLANVPHIIAHGAEWYKNLSKTDDGGTKLYGVSGRVKNPGMWELPMGTSAREIIYEHAGGMHDGLDLKGFLPGGASTDFLTPDHLDIPLDFDSVTKAGSRMGTGTMIILDDRTCPVAMMANLEHFFAQESCGWCTPCREGLSWCAKILKAIEAGQGQMEDLDILKQHCEQLGPGNTFCALAPGAVEPLQSALKYFREDFERHIKEGKCPYK